In Thermoanaerobacterium xylanolyticum LX-11, the genomic window TTGGCCAGATCTTCTGCCCGTACGATTCCTGTATCCTTTTCCCTCGCAGCATATATATCTGTTATTATCGTAATATCGGCATCATCAAAAGAGGCAGCGAAGTCATTCAAAAGCGAATAAGTCCTCGTATATGTGTGAGGCTGAAATACGCATATTATTCTATTGTGAGGGTAATTTAATGCGGAAGATAACGTAGCTTTGATTTCTGTTGGGTGGTGGGCATAGTCGTCGATTATTACTGCTCCATCTATTGTACCTTTAAATTCAAATCTTCTGTGGGTGCCTTTAAACTTTTTTATGATATCTGGAGTCTTTTTTATGTCTACACCTAAAAGGTGACACACTGACAGTGTTGCCAATGCGTTTAATATGTTGTGCTTTCCTACAATGGACAGCTCAAAACGTTCTACAAATGTACCATTGTGGTACACATCAAATGAAGGAAATCCTTTTTCATCAAATTTTATATTTTTAGCATTCCATGTACAGTTGCTGTCAAGTCCAAACGTGATGATATTGCGGTTTACATTTTTAAGCACGCTCATTGTATTAGGATCATCGCCACATGCCACTACAAATCCATCATTTGGGACGAGGTTTGCAAACTGCGTGAATGACTGCTTTATGTTGTCGATGTTTTTAAAGTAATCAAGGTGGTCTGAATCAACATTTAAAATGACCGCAATGTACGGATAGAACTTTAAAAAACTGTCTGTGTATTCACACGCTTCTGTTATGAAGTATTCTGAATTGCCTACTCTTACATTTCCGCCGATTATGTCGACTTCACCGCCAACTAAGACCGTTGGATCGTAATTCATCTCTTCCAGCAAAACGGATATAAGCGAAGTTGTCGTGGTTTTGCCATGGCTTCCAGCGACTCCGACGCCGTACGTGTATTTTTTCATTATTTCACCTAAAAGCGTTGCCCTATCTATTGTAGGTATGTTAAGCTCTCTCGCTCTTATCATTTCAGGATTGTCTTCTTTTACGGCTGCT contains:
- the murC gene encoding UDP-N-acetylmuramate--L-alanine ligase — protein: MIIDIENFKRVHFIGIGGISMSGLAHIMLNSGHIVTGSDIKDSHIIKKLRNEGAIINIPHSASNVDGADLVVYTAAVKEDNPEMIRARELNIPTIDRATLLGEIMKKYTYGVGVAGSHGKTTTTSLISVLLEEMNYDPTVLVGGEVDIIGGNVRVGNSEYFITEACEYTDSFLKFYPYIAVILNVDSDHLDYFKNIDNIKQSFTQFANLVPNDGFVVACGDDPNTMSVLKNVNRNIITFGLDSNCTWNAKNIKFDEKGFPSFDVYHNGTFVERFELSIVGKHNILNALATLSVCHLLGVDIKKTPDIIKKFKGTHRRFEFKGTIDGAVIIDDYAHHPTEIKATLSSALNYPHNRIICVFQPHTYTRTYSLLNDFAASFDDADITIITDIYAAREKDTGIVRAEDLANLIKDRGNEVYYIKEFSDIVDYLKGTIKNGDLVITIGAGDVYEIGNMLLNFNKKAAIGA